A window of Strix aluco isolate bStrAlu1 chromosome 2, bStrAlu1.hap1, whole genome shotgun sequence contains these coding sequences:
- the STX19 gene encoding syntaxin-19: protein MRDRLQELKLRAKELQIAGENNGAIVQEEEQEEFEQQAIIYEKEPITERHLHEIQKLQTEINNLVEEVHKFSQQQKSLVSSMRRFSVLKKESNIAREIKIQAEHVRKCLDELSKTVKKAENEHGPSRATVRILASQHAFLSQRYLSAMLSYNDAITAKQEKCRRFIVRQLEVAGKEVSEEEVNDMLQQGKWEIFNENLLTEVKITKAQLSEIEQRHKELVSLENQIKDLKELFIQISILVEEQGEMMNNIEISMNNTQEYTQVSKEKFGLAVKYRKRNPCKAVCCWCSPCCK from the coding sequence ATGAGAGACCGCCTCCAAGAGCTTAAACTGAGAGCTAAGGAACTACAGATAGCTGGAGAAAACAACGGTGCCATTGTGCAAGAAGAAGAGCAGGAGGAGTTTGAACAGCAGGCCATTATTTATGAGAAAGAGCCCATAACTGAGAGGCACTTGCATGAAATCCAGAAGCTTCAGACTGAAATTAATAATTTGGTGGAGGAAGTTCATAAATTCagtcaacaacaaaaaagcctagTATCTTCAATGAGAAGATTCAGTGTCCTTAAAAAGGAATCTAACatagcaagagaaataaaaattcaagcaGAGCACGTACGAAAATGTTTGGATGAACTgtcaaaaacagtgaaaaaagctgaaaatgaacaTGGGCCATCACGTGCCACAGTAAGAATTCTAGCTTCTCAGCATGCTTTCTTGTCCCAGCGTTACCTAAGTGCTATGCTCTCATACAACGATGCTATAACTGCTAAGCAAGAGAAATGCAGAAGATTTATTGTCCGTCAGCTGGAAGTAGCTGGTAAAGAGGTATCCGAGGAAGAAGTCAATGACATGCTCCAACAAGGAAAATGGGAGATTTTCAATGAAAATCTACTCACTGAAGTCAAAATAACCAAAGCTCAGCTTTCGGAGATTGAACAGAGACACAAAGAACTAGTCAGTCTGGAGAACCAGATCAAAGACTTAAAGGAACTTTTTATCCAGATATCAATTCTGGTGGAGGAGCAAGGGGAGATGATGAACAACATTGAAATCAGTATGAACAACACTCAAGAATACACTCAAGTATCTAAAGAAAAATTCGGGCTTGCAGTCAAGTATCGAAAAAGAAACCCTTGCAAAGCAGTATGCTGCTGGTGTTCTCCATGctgcaaatga